In the genome of Cyclopterus lumpus isolate fCycLum1 chromosome 19, fCycLum1.pri, whole genome shotgun sequence, the window GAGAAATAAATATCTGAGTTGGCAAAACAAGACCCTGCTGAAAAGCAAAATGGAAGTGCTGCCATACAGAGATGCCCTCTGTGATGTTGGGTGTACAATGTGTTCAGTTAGGGAATGTCACTGCCTTGCACTGCAGTCATTAATAAGAACGACATGTGCATGCAGGATGATGAATGTGCACACTTTCAAGCTCTCATTTATATAGATTTATATTTCAGCTGTGACATGTTGAGTGTCAATagttatattcaaatatatacatacagttaAATAGCACGAGAATATATTTGTTAATTAAGTGTTGCTGAACCTAAATTATTTATAAGAcccattttctattttttccacAGTTTGCTTGTAttaaataatactaattatGAATCTACATTTCTGAGTGTTGTTTTCCAGTTAACGAAAACCTTTTTTCTACAGCACAGGTCGTTGCAGTGTTCTACCACTACGGGGCAGTAGAGTGTCGCAGTTGGCCTAAGTGGGGGTATCGGGTTGAGGATATCtggagcagacacacacacaaactgaaactCTTAGCAAAAGCAATgtcttaaaaaacaaatatgcccCATAATCAGACTTCAAATTTTTTCCTTtgcattttttcctttttttacgaTTATCCGATCACACCTGCACCCGTCCCGCTACCGGACAAGCACGAAGAGCAAGAAAGAGAACAGCTTTTAACATTAACCCGTTGCGTCAGCGTGGCGGTGGTGAAAGGCCTGTGCCTGTCTGTCACTTCACGTGGGCCCATTTCTGCTTCTGTGCTTTCAAAAGGTTGAGCAATATCTGCAACAGTGTATGTATGGAAACACGTACGTCACCCTGTAATCAAACCACAGTTAAGGGAGCAGGGAGCAAATGATATTTCAGCAATAACATAAAGTTAACACAGagtccacacacgcacacaagggAAGAGGTATTGGCTTGAAATGTCAGGACTGCTGACCTGTGgcctctcacactcacataGGCACACAAGCTAGAGCACAAGCAGGCTGGGACAGCTGTGGGACTCCTCGAGTGGTTTAAAGTGTTTATGGCGGAGCTGAGTTTGACCGCTCGTTGACAGAGCTCtcatttacagacacacacacacaatcctgaGCAGATAAGAGCAGATCTGTTTCAGCGGCTAATCTTAAATGTGATGAGGTTTACAGAGGCCTGTGACATTGGAATATACATATCTTTATTTGGGAATCAGGTGCTGCCTGGGGGTATATCACACTACCTCACACTATAGGAACAAGAAACAGGACACTACCACAAACCCTTACTTTTAAATGGAGACTTATTTGGGCTGGTGGATCCCTTGTCCCCTGTCGTATGGAGAAAATGTTGGTCAGAAGGAATATATTTCAGGCTTCTGTGTCCCGTACATCCATCGTTCCAGCACACCTATAAATCAAGACCATGCCTCTCTCCCTGACACCACTATATTTGCTGAGACTTCAACCTCCCGTCTTCAGAGGGAGTCCCTAACTCCCCCCTCCTCAACCCCTACCCTGTCTTGTCCCAGAACATATCCTATCACTTGCATCCTAAGCTGGCTGGTATTCGTCGGGCCCTGATCCAGTTGCACAGCAACCACATTTAAGTCAAAAATGTAATGAGTCAGGATTGTCCCTTAGTTACAGCTCAAACAGTTAAGAAATAGAGCAGCCAGGACGCTGAAGTAAGAAAAGGCTGCACTTCTGTGCATTTGACAGGCATTTCATATGTTCAGTTATCTACCAGGCGGAGGAGGATCAACTTCCCTCCAGCTTTTGATAGACCAAGGCGACGCCAGATAATTGTGGCCTCCCACCAGCTCGGCAACATACACACAGGTCTTTTTCTTTGAAAGCTTTGACATTTagggaaatatatttttattggcAGGATTCAAAATATGAAGCTACGAGCTGGCTAATGTAGCGTTGCATTGTTtctggaaacagagggaaacagctagcagtCTTCGAGCTAAGCTAAGCTCGCCAGTTCTTCTtcttatgtatatatatagatcatATCTGAATTGAAGAGGGACTTGTTGGATTATTGAACTCATATTGAAATGGTTCAGTCTAGATGCTTCGTTCTCATTGGCCTTTTCATGGTGTCCACACgtaactgtcaatcaaataaATCCTCAAAAAGCTACTCTTGTACTTTTAATTGCAGTTTAGCACAGATGATTATGCCGtatttgagtcatttttacacattaaataaaGGCCTTTATATTGACAGTAatttctaaatgtttatttaatggTGAATTGATTAAAGATTGAAGTGATCGAAGATTTTGTCACAGGCCAATACTGGAGCAGAGGTTACCTGAGAGGCAACCGCATGCACACTGTTCATATAtgcagtacagtacagtgtacatactcaaaataaatgcatatacAGACCACCACTCTCACACATACAGTCTTGATTGATTCATGTCAAAACAGAGCAGTGCGGAGAGTTCCATGCATACAGACACTGGCACATTGAATGccacaaacaacatcaacacagaTTAAAGATTGAGGCCAACACAGCGCGGAGAGATGAGACTGATAGTGAGGGTGGAGCTTAAAACGTGTGTGTTGGAGCAGTCTTGGCTGAATTTAAGAGTGTCACTGGCATGCCCACCACACAGCTGTAGATAGAAATAGAAGAGGCGGTAACTGAGCCCAGGAAAAAAGGAGGAGCAACCACTTTTCTCGGGGATGCATGTAAGAATGAACAAGTCTCTTTCTGAGAGGTCAAACGCTTCAGACGTTGCAGAGAGACTTAGAGATTTAGCTTAGCATGCAGCAGCATATTATATCCAACCTGATGACGTCATCATCCATCTGAATTAAGGTTTCTTACAGGGTACGTTGTTTCTACTGAATGGCATTAAACACAGTGACATTTGAAATCTGGTGTTCATTATTTAATGTATCTACACAGaggaggttaaaggtcaaacaTCATGAATTTTCTCATGAATgtctcattaaaaaaaggttttccatAATGCAAAGATATATCTCAAGAATACAGCAACAACCACAATGacataatcaaataaaaatgtttgctGAGAAATATTCAGCTTGAGAAAAGCTGGATATTTTTCTGCAACATTTCCCATCCTCACTTTCCTCCTGTTTCTCTTCCCAACCATTTATTTTAGCATGCATTAGTTGTGACAAACGGACTAAATCAGTTGTGTATGTGAATAATAGCGGTAAAATGTAAGGCTCACTTGTGGACAGAAGGAGCCTTGGATCAAACAACCACACCTACAGTCATCCAGTTAACAACACCCTCAACTACCTGAGTTCATTACATTGTTGTAAAGACATGAACAAAAATGATGCAACACAGTCTGCAAAAGTCCCCTAAAGTGTAATGGAGTGAGGGAGAAGGACAAAAAGGGTAAAGATACTGATGgttagtgtgttttttttacagtgaatAACTCGCTGTTGTTAAACAAACTTTGTAGTCGATCTATTTTAGCTTTTACCGCAATGATCTATGATATAGTAAAAGATTACGTGATAATTTCCGATAAAATGTTGATTGATGCTACAGGGGAGAAAGCAGCCAAATACCACATGACAAATCCctaaatatgtctgtgtgtgtgagtgaattcATACATcctgtcaaagtgtccttgggcaacaCACTGGATGTCTACCAGCTCACTCAATCATGTTGCTATAGATACAAAGACTTGGACAAACCAATTCATTGCAAAACAAGAATGTATTCAATACTGTCTAGTTTTTTCATGTGCATAAAATGCAACCTACTATATATTCTTATAATACTTACCTCTCTTGGTTTCCAGGTGCGGATTGTCCCATCACTCACTAATTTCCAACACAAATGGAATAAAACAGGACACTTTGTATGTCAGgcatgtaaaagtaaaaaattcCAGGTCCTGCAGGATTTCGACATGTACACTCAATGGATTTATCTTCCTCAAATTAAGCCCAGTAGCGCATTAGGTTGCTCCCTGTCTGCTTTGCTCACATAGGACAAGACTTCTCTTCAGGGGCAAGacaccaagaaaagaaaagttttctATCAGCGCAAAATATTTGTACTGTGGTCTTCCCTGTTCATGGTTCTCCTACTCCTCACAGCTGCCAACGCACTGGACAGTCACCCCAATCCCTAtccatctctctgtgtctgtcttttcctctctgtcccatcccccctcttcctcctctcatccaacGCTCCATCACGCAGGAAGCCTGGTCTTCCTGAAAACAAGCATCGGAGCGTGGAAAGGGACAAGGCTGAGGGGGGCAGGTACGTGAAGGGGAGCAGAGGATGTTTTTGTCGTTCCTCTGCCCCTCTGGTTGCTGCAGGCCTCAAAGTAGTCCATCCTGAGGAAACCAGGCTCACGTCACTCTCAGACCCTGGGCCAACAGGGCTGCCTGTTACGGCCGGATTGACGCAGTAGATGGAGAGCTCCAGCAGCCCCTCACACATGGGAGCCATAAAGACATATGTGGATTAAAACTTAGGAAAACACTGCTTTTCAAATCCTGATGGCATTAGCAAGCAGGAAATGAGTGCATTCAGTTACACAAAAGGGGTCAAATGTGGTGAGGAGGGTTTTGTGTTTTGCCAGAAGAAAAGTCTACAACATTGCCAGCCAACCACCCTCCATTTCCAATATTTAATAGTTGCAAACTGCCAAACCACCTGCAAGTGTGGGAATTCTTCAGCAGGAGATTTTACGGAGACtccattgttattgttaaatCAAAAAATGTACCTATACCActtgtgtttgctgtgtttcaGTATCAAACCCTGGCTGTGAACgtcaaaaatataaaagaaaaaatatggcTTCTTGTCTTGCACGGCACATAACTCAACAATATACTGTCACCATCAGGTAATACTTGTTGTGTCCAAGTTTGGTGTTTTTTAGGTTTTAATTTCAACCGGTGTTCAGCAGGATGAGACATGTCAACAACCCCAAATGCAGCTAGATAAACTGACTCAACATGGATTTATTTAAACCTCCCCCCAATGGTCAGATAATaactttaattcaattaaaacatCCCTATTTTAGCTTTATTCGACCAGTTATTTGAACAAATGTCATTTAACTTGTGAAATATCTGGTCAGACTTAGTCCTATAGCATAAATGTTTGCTGAGTAGAGAGTTATGCATCTCTAAGTTGAAAAAGGTAGCGTCAGGTGGCTAACTGACGAAGCCAACACTAGCTTGCTACTACAGGAAGTGTAAAATATGGTTGACACATCTGTCTCTTGTTCAAAAGCCATTTAAAGACCCGTCAGTGAAACAGAAGTGAGAGCAGCTTTAGCTATTTAAGGGGTGTAGTTACAAGAAGGACTGAAATACATCAAATCCTTCGCATTTGATCGGACTGCACAAAAGTTTGTGTTAGAATATAGATGGTTGGACATCATGATATCATTTGCATAAGCACACGTCATATTTTGAATAGGTGTGTCACAATATGACTGGGGATGTGATCTAAAAGggttaaaaagacaaaacaaataacataacacacctcaaattacaaattacaaaacCTTTTGCGAATAGCGTTTGACTAAAGGACCTAAATACACTAGCTAGCTTAATATAATCCAAACTAAATGAGTGATACAAACTCTAAAACACACAGTTTTTTATATATCATTAGAATTCAGAAAAATTTCATTTCTGGGAGGTATGCTGAAGCTTGTGACTTCTAGATACAAGttatgtaatattaatgtacaaAGCTAATAGttatgcacattaatataaattcacccaaatgaagtgtgtgagtgtgcctgTCACGATATGTCTTTAGCATGTTTAGCATCTTTTTAGATGAACACCCACTCGTTTGAGAACTCATATGCTAAAAGTAGCTTATGGGAACAAGGTGACTGTGAGTGGAGACATCTCCACGGAGCGCAGCCTGAAAGTGACAGAGGCCGTAATTACAGGATGTTTACAGCCTGCAGAAATACTGCCAGCGATGTCCACAAGCAAGAGGCGAGGAAATGCAAGCTAGCCAGATTCCCCCCAGATGCACCAAATGTAACCTTATTGACTGAGACCTTTGTTTATCGACAGATATTAGGTTTCTTCAGGTGGGTTTAAAACCACGATGACCTCCGACCCCTAGAGAGACCTTGACAACACAGTTGTGCTATGGCAAGATTCTCCATATTTCACCctccctttcacacacacaaacacacacacacacacacacacgcacaaagtgTTTGCTGAAGTGGTCAGCTGCAGATGACAGCGAACAGAAGGACACTGGTGGTTTCTGACACAGGGTttcaggagggagggggggggggttaaaaaccTATTCATTGTAACCTGTATTTTCTTACTGCTCGCCAGTGGTCCCATATTGCACCAGGCTGCCACATCCAACACAACAGGTTCTCCACCACCATGGCTATCACCGACTTTCTCGCAGCCTCGGACATCACATTGGCTATTAACGCTTGTAAAGGTGAGGAGATGGTTGTGGGATCTTTGTCAAAGGACGTAAGGCCTTTGTTTTTGCAGTTCACTGTAGTTTATTGAAACCTCAAAGTAACGTCATCGTTTTAAATGCTGAGATCTAATCAAGTTTCATCTGTTATTTGACTTTTAGTGAAGGATTCCTTCAGCCCGAAGACGTTTTTCAAGACAGTGGGTTTGTCCAAGAAAACTCCAACAGAGGTTGAGAGCGTCTTTACGATTTTGGACCAGGACAAAAGTGGCTTCATCGAACAGGATGAGTTACAGTTGAGTTTTATACACAGaaaaatatactatatatgcTATTTCATCTATCTATTCATGAGTCGAGCTGTATCTCAACCAGACGGTTGGTAGTTTTTCTgcaaatgaaacacatttaatgtttctttccattttgttcCCTTGTGTTCTGGCACCTTTCCTGCTTCATCCCTTATGATCAGACTGTTCCTGCAGAACTTCTCCAAAGGAGCGAGGCAACTGACTACAACTGAGACCAGAGGTTTCATGCTGGAGGGAGACGCGGACGGAGACGGGAAGATCGGCTGGGAAGGTAAGAAGGTCTGAGCACTTAACCGTAGATggcgtgaggaagaggagcactCCCGTTCTTACTCACTGAGAGGGGACAGAGACACCGTTATCAAACCTCTACGAATCGCATGAGTTCAAGCTCCTTGTTGAGAGTGAAGAATACGACACAATAAAGTGTAGGAGTAACCTCCGAGAGCAATCTGAGTGATCACATGATTTTTCATATTTATGCTAAGAGCAAAAATAGCCAATCAGATACAAGGATTCACCCTGCATCTACCATattgttcattgtttttcttttaaatcattgTGTTTTAATCTGATTCATGTTATGCagccaaaatatataaaacaagtgGCAATTAAATTgggaataataatattatacagAAAATCAATTGAAGAAATaatacagaaacagaaacaaaatacaacaaagttTGTTTTCAACCCTTATTTAAAAACTGGAGGAAAAATGGTGCAACATCCTattaaatgcacacaaaaaataataataataaactgctAAAAACTGCCCTATTGTTAATTATACATGTTGTGTATTCATCATGACCAAAAGTAATGTATCACTCCAAAACATGTCTCAGAAGGTTGGTACTATTTCTGTACTGCAAGAAAAGTT includes:
- the LOC117749010 gene encoding parvalbumin, thymic-like; the encoded protein is MAITDFLAASDITLAINACKVKDSFSPKTFFKTVGLSKKTPTEVESVFTILDQDKSGFIEQDELQLFLQNFSKGARQLTTTETRGFMLEGDADGDGKIGWEEFSALVKSA